A single region of the Microbulbifer sp. MKSA007 genome encodes:
- a CDS encoding jacalin-like lectin, translating to MHETIGLVSSLLLSFSMSVVGEIDASDDKVKRLDLQGQIDTKAPLSKTLWAGAHNAYASYQWDQGVYTDVNQWYAPEKLFSRGIRLVEYDTYPASNFSSTPHLCHMGLEEATMCIYMFGTAATLGDGLDEIKDFLEDNNDEVIFLKFEAYDSDYHQNFRNKIGEKIESRLGDLVFKPTDWGYTEDDCASLPAQTLTKQDVLDAGRNVILFIQVPREYPHTGDNNLCDYHDESNTSKFRRNVWIGVDEMDASGNLTSNEPLAQNSSQLTADIDGNASAISHYNNGNLSVALDATTEYSKDDIKYSGSEILEKAVSGYNMLELALVEANATTIGASKAPQIEDFTWSWRNDSPSGSNSCAWLSNDGEIRDYSCSTERVFACVDDERNWHISSASGTWSEGYSACEADGYRYGMPYNALENATLYAKRNSEGVTTSVWVNYYEPFDGFWIANQDSYSDFGYIKKDAVGGTGGDAFDSIDLVKRKLLGSGTMNLKSVQIRSGGRIDGFKACYEFKQSLSHATASDHEYCIEYGDGDGGSMGSVLSFNSASSEYLDDVKICVDDEKHETGSVYYLKLTSSNGSSISGGTQQGTCTTYSSTSSQQIFAFHGRHGDEIDALGVHKLSNSLVNPGYYATEWLDLDDPSSGGIDYESFNEHKSAGNISNSCAVSDVAGIEARVVDTKLDYSLTGESMHIGDIGTNYRFFCATEDCSDYEVKYFFSNAACLP from the coding sequence ATGCATGAAACAATTGGTTTGGTATCAAGTTTGCTTTTGAGTTTTTCGATGTCTGTTGTCGGCGAAATTGATGCTAGCGATGATAAAGTGAAGCGCCTGGATTTACAGGGGCAGATTGATACAAAGGCTCCCTTATCAAAGACCTTATGGGCGGGAGCGCATAATGCCTATGCATCCTATCAGTGGGATCAGGGTGTATATACCGATGTAAACCAGTGGTACGCGCCGGAGAAATTATTCAGTCGGGGAATACGTCTGGTCGAATATGATACTTACCCTGCTTCCAATTTCAGCTCAACACCGCACCTGTGTCATATGGGCCTGGAAGAGGCCACTATGTGTATTTATATGTTTGGCACAGCTGCAACGCTGGGGGATGGGCTGGATGAGATTAAGGATTTTCTTGAAGATAATAACGATGAAGTCATATTCCTAAAGTTTGAGGCTTACGATTCTGATTACCACCAGAACTTCCGCAATAAGATTGGTGAGAAAATTGAAAGCAGGTTGGGGGATCTGGTATTTAAGCCTACCGACTGGGGCTATACAGAAGATGATTGCGCCTCCCTGCCGGCGCAAACACTGACTAAACAGGATGTGTTGGATGCGGGACGCAACGTTATCCTATTTATTCAGGTGCCCAGAGAGTATCCGCACACTGGTGATAACAATCTGTGTGATTACCATGACGAGTCAAACACATCGAAATTCAGACGTAATGTCTGGATCGGTGTGGATGAAATGGATGCATCTGGAAACCTCACTTCTAATGAGCCACTTGCACAAAATTCCAGCCAGCTAACAGCAGATATCGACGGTAATGCCAGCGCAATCAGCCACTACAACAATGGGAATTTAAGTGTCGCCCTGGATGCAACAACGGAATATAGCAAGGATGACATCAAGTATTCCGGCAGTGAGATCCTGGAGAAAGCAGTATCTGGGTATAACATGCTTGAGTTGGCGCTGGTGGAGGCCAATGCGACCACTATAGGTGCCTCTAAAGCACCCCAGATTGAAGATTTTACGTGGTCTTGGCGGAATGACTCTCCCAGTGGCAGCAATAGTTGCGCCTGGTTAAGTAATGACGGTGAAATTCGTGACTATAGCTGTAGCACGGAGCGAGTGTTTGCCTGTGTGGACGATGAGCGAAACTGGCACATCAGCAGTGCATCGGGGACTTGGAGTGAAGGTTACTCCGCCTGTGAAGCTGATGGCTACCGCTATGGAATGCCTTATAACGCTTTGGAAAATGCCACGCTCTATGCCAAGAGGAATTCAGAAGGTGTAACTACCTCGGTTTGGGTGAATTACTACGAACCATTTGATGGGTTCTGGATCGCCAACCAAGATAGTTACTCGGATTTTGGCTACATCAAAAAAGATGCCGTGGGTGGTACCGGAGGTGATGCGTTTGATTCAATCGACCTGGTAAAACGCAAACTGCTCGGCAGCGGCACTATGAATCTGAAATCTGTCCAGATTCGTTCCGGTGGCCGAATTGATGGTTTTAAAGCTTGCTATGAATTTAAGCAATCCCTAAGTCATGCCACAGCCAGTGATCATGAATACTGTATTGAATATGGTGATGGAGATGGGGGCTCGATGGGGAGTGTACTGAGTTTCAACTCCGCCAGCAGCGAGTATTTGGATGACGTTAAAATTTGTGTCGACGATGAAAAGCATGAAACGGGTAGTGTTTACTACCTTAAATTGACGTCGAGCAATGGCTCATCTATTTCCGGGGGCACTCAGCAGGGGACTTGTACAACTTATTCTTCCACTTCATCCCAGCAAATTTTTGCTTTCCACGGGCGCCACGGTGATGAAATCGATGCTTTGGGCGTGCACAAGTTATCCAACAGCTTGGTAAACCCAGGGTACTACGCAACCGAGTGGCTGGACCTGGATGATCCCTCCTCAGGTGGCATTGATTATGAGAGCTTTAACGAACACAAGTCAGCGGGAAATATCAGCAATAGCTGTGCTGTCAGTGATGTTGCTGGTATTGAGGCAAGGGTTGTTGATACGAAGTTGGATTATTCCTTAACCGGCGAAAGCATGCATATTGGCGATATCGGCACTAATTACCGCTTCTTCTGTGCAACAGAGGATTGTAGTGACTACGAAGTAAAGTATTTCTTCTCTAACGCAGCCTGCCTACCTTAA